A portion of the Fusobacterium nucleatum genome contains these proteins:
- the mglA gene encoding galactose/methyl galactoside ABC transporter ATP-binding protein MglA — MENLKYVLEMENISKEFPGVKALDDVQLKLKPGTVHALMGENGAGKSTLMKCLFGIYEKNSGKILLDGVEVNFKSTKEALENGVSMVHQELNQVLQRNVLDNIWLGRYPMKGFFVDEKKMYNDTINIFKDLDIKVDPRKKVADLPIAERQMIEIAKAVSYKSKVIVMDEPTSSLTEKEVDHLFRIIKKLKESGVGIIYISHKMEEIKMISDEITILRDGKWISTNDVSKISTEQIISMMVGRDLTERFPKKDNKAKEMILEVKNLTALNQPSIQDVSFELYKGEILGIAGLVGSKRTEIVETIFGMRPKKHGEIILNGKTVKNKSPEDAIKNGFALVTEERRSTGIFSMLDVAFNSVISNLDRYKNKFRLLKNKDIEKDTKWIVDSMRVKTPSYSTKIGSLSGGNQQKVIIGRWLLTEPEVLMLDEPTRGIDVLAKYEIYQLMIDLAKKDKGIIMISSEMPELLGVTDRILVMSNGRVAGIVKTSETNQEEIMELSAKYL, encoded by the coding sequence ATGGAAAATCTAAAATATGTATTAGAAATGGAAAATATTTCCAAAGAGTTTCCTGGAGTAAAAGCACTAGATGATGTTCAATTAAAACTAAAACCTGGAACTGTCCATGCTCTAATGGGAGAAAATGGAGCTGGAAAATCAACATTAATGAAATGTTTATTTGGAATTTATGAAAAAAATAGTGGGAAAATTTTATTAGATGGAGTAGAAGTTAATTTCAAATCTACAAAAGAAGCCTTAGAAAATGGTGTTTCTATGGTTCACCAAGAATTAAACCAAGTTTTACAAAGAAATGTACTTGATAATATTTGGCTTGGTAGATATCCAATGAAAGGATTTTTTGTAGATGAAAAGAAAATGTATAATGATACAATTAACATCTTTAAAGATTTAGATATTAAAGTAGATCCTAGAAAAAAAGTGGCTGATTTACCTATTGCTGAAAGACAAATGATAGAAATAGCTAAAGCAGTATCATATAAATCAAAAGTAATAGTTATGGACGAACCTACTTCTTCGTTAACAGAAAAGGAAGTTGATCATTTATTTAGAATTATCAAAAAATTAAAAGAAAGTGGAGTTGGGATTATTTATATTTCTCATAAAATGGAAGAAATAAAAATGATTTCTGATGAAATTACTATTTTAAGAGATGGTAAATGGATATCAACTAATGATGTTTCAAAAATTTCAACTGAACAAATTATAAGTATGATGGTAGGTAGAGATTTAACTGAACGTTTCCCTAAAAAAGATAATAAAGCTAAGGAAATGATATTAGAAGTTAAGAATTTAACTGCTTTAAATCAACCTTCTATACAAGATGTAAGTTTTGAACTTTATAAAGGAGAAATCTTAGGAATAGCTGGACTTGTTGGTTCTAAAAGAACAGAAATAGTTGAAACTATTTTTGGAATGAGACCAAAAAAACATGGTGAAATTATTTTAAATGGTAAAACTGTAAAAAATAAAAGTCCAGAAGATGCTATAAAAAATGGTTTTGCCTTAGTAACAGAAGAACGTAGAAGTACAGGAATATTTTCAATGTTAGATGTAGCATTTAACTCTGTTATCTCTAACTTAGATAGATATAAAAATAAATTTAGACTTCTTAAAAATAAAGATATAGAGAAAGATACAAAATGGATAGTAGATAGTATGAGAGTAAAAACTCCTTCATACTCTACCAAAATCGGAAGTCTTTCTGGTGGAAATCAACAAAAAGTAATTATTGGAAGATGGCTACTAACTGAACCAGAAGTTCTTATGCTTGATGAACCTACTAGAGGTATTGATGTTTTAGCAAAATATGAAATTTATCAATTAATGATAGATCTTGCTAAAAAAGATAAAGGAATTATAATGATTTCTTCTGAAATGCCTGAACTTTTAGGAGTAACAGATAGAATACTTGTTATGAGTAATGGTAGAGTTGCAGGAATTGTTAAAACATCTGAAACTAATCAAGAAGAAATAATGGAACTATCAGCTAAATATCTATAA
- a CDS encoding ROK family protein: MKHYIGIDLGGTNTKIGVVDSEGNLINSKIIKTHSHQNVDKTLERIWETAKKLILEKEIPLFSVVGIGIGIPGPVKNQSTVGFFANFDWEKNLNLKEKMEKLSGIETRIENDANIIAQGEAIFGAAKGKKSSITIAIGTGIGGGIFYNGNLISGMSGVGGEIGHMKVVKDGKTCGCGQNGCFEAYASASSLVKEAKERLKLNEDNLLFKEINGDLDELEAKNIFDAARKGDQFSKDLIEYESDYLALGIGNLLNIINPECIVISGGISLAGDEILLPIKEKLKKYTMPPALENLEIKIGTLGNEAGVKGAVALFI, translated from the coding sequence ATGAAACATTATATTGGTATTGATTTAGGTGGAACCAACACAAAAATAGGAGTAGTTGATTCAGAGGGAAATTTGATAAATAGCAAAATTATTAAAACTCACTCTCATCAAAATGTTGATAAAACACTTGAAAGAATTTGGGAAACTGCAAAAAAATTGATATTAGAAAAAGAAATTCCACTTTTTTCTGTTGTAGGAATAGGAATTGGTATTCCAGGACCTGTAAAAAACCAAAGTACAGTAGGTTTCTTTGCAAATTTTGATTGGGAAAAAAATCTTAATTTGAAAGAAAAAATGGAAAAGTTAAGTGGAATAGAAACAAGAATTGAAAATGATGCTAATATAATTGCACAAGGTGAAGCTATTTTTGGAGCTGCAAAAGGAAAAAAATCTTCAATAACTATTGCAATAGGAACAGGAATAGGCGGAGGAATTTTTTATAATGGAAACCTTATTTCTGGTATGTCTGGTGTAGGTGGAGAAATAGGACATATGAAGGTGGTTAAAGATGGTAAAACTTGTGGTTGTGGACAAAATGGTTGTTTTGAAGCTTATGCCTCAGCTAGCTCTCTTGTTAAAGAGGCAAAAGAGAGATTAAAATTAAATGAAGATAATTTACTTTTTAAGGAGATTAATGGAGATTTAGATGAACTTGAAGCAAAAAATATTTTTGATGCTGCTAGAAAGGGAGATCAATTTTCAAAAGATTTAATAGAATACGAAAGTGATTATTTAGCTTTAGGAATAGGAAATCTTTTAAATATAATAAATCCTGAATGTATTGTTATAAGTGGAGGTATTTCTCTTGCAGGAGATGAAATTTTACTTCCAATAAAAGAAAAATTAAAAAAATATACTATGCCTCCTGCTCTTGAAAATTTAGAAATTAAAATAGGGACTTTGGGTAATGAAGCAGGTGTAAAAGGAGCTGTGGCACTTTTTATTTAG
- the mglB gene encoding galactose/glucose ABC transporter substrate-binding protein MglB — translation MKKFGMLLGSIILASALVACGEKKEEAKTDAPATEKLSIGLTAYKFDDNFIALFRKAFEAEAAAKADIVAVTAIDSQNSVATEKEQIEAVLEKGVKAFAINLVDASAADGIINLLKEKDVPVVFYNRKPSDEAIASYDKLFYVGIDPNAQGIAQGELIEKLWKENPDLDLNKDGVIQYVMLTGEPGHPDAVARTKYSISTLNDHGVKTEELHQDTAMWDTATAKDKMDAWLSGPNGSKIEVVICNNDGMALGAVESMKAAGKVLPTFGVDALPEALVKIEAGEMAGTVLNDAKGQASATFNMVVNLAQGKEATEGTDLKLDNKIILIPSIGIDKSNVADFK, via the coding sequence ATGAAAAAGTTCGGTATGTTATTGGGTTCAATTATTCTTGCATCAGCACTAGTTGCTTGTGGAGAAAAAAAGGAAGAAGCTAAAACTGATGCTCCTGCTACAGAAAAATTATCAATAGGATTAACTGCTTATAAATTTGATGATAACTTTATAGCTCTATTTAGAAAAGCATTTGAAGCTGAAGCAGCAGCTAAAGCTGATATAGTTGCAGTAACTGCTATAGACTCTCAAAACAGTGTTGCTACTGAAAAAGAACAAATAGAAGCAGTTCTTGAAAAAGGTGTTAAAGCTTTTGCTATAAATCTAGTTGATGCCTCTGCAGCAGATGGAATTATCAATTTATTAAAAGAAAAAGATGTTCCAGTTGTATTCTATAATAGAAAACCTTCTGATGAAGCAATAGCTTCTTATGATAAATTATTCTATGTAGGAATTGACCCTAATGCTCAAGGAATTGCACAAGGTGAATTAATTGAAAAATTATGGAAAGAAAATCCTGATCTTGACTTAAATAAAGATGGAGTTATCCAATATGTAATGTTAACAGGAGAACCTGGACACCCAGATGCAGTTGCAAGAACTAAATATTCTATTTCTACTTTAAATGATCATGGAGTAAAAACAGAAGAATTACACCAAGATACTGCTATGTGGGATACTGCTACTGCAAAAGATAAAATGGATGCTTGGTTATCAGGACCTAATGGTTCTAAAATAGAAGTAGTTATCTGTAATAATGATGGAATGGCTTTAGGAGCTGTTGAATCAATGAAAGCCGCTGGAAAAGTTTTACCTACATTTGGTGTTGATGCATTGCCAGAAGCTCTAGTTAAAATAGAAGCTGGAGAAATGGCAGGAACTGTTCTTAATGATGCAAAAGGGCAAGCAAGTGCAACATTCAATATGGTAGTTAATTTAGCACAAGGAAAAGAAGCTACTGAAGGAACTGACCTAAAATTAGATAATAAAATAATATTAATTCCTAGTATTGGAATAGACAAATCTAATGTTGCAGACTTCAAATAA
- a CDS encoding NAD(P)/FAD-dependent oxidoreductase: protein MEKIYDVIIVGAGPAGLTAGIYAGRGNLSTLILEKEGIGSMIMTHQIDNYPGSHIGASGKEIYDTMKKQALDFGCEIKPATVLGFDPYDEIKVVKTDAGNFKTKYIIIATGLGKIGAKKVKGENKFLGAGVSYCATCDGAFTKGRVVSLVGKGDEIIEEALFLTRYAKEVNIFLTSDDLDCNEELKEAILSKENVKITKKVKLLEIKGEEFVTELELEIAGNKETISTDFVFLYLGTKNNIELYGEFVNLSEAGYIITDETMKTRTDKMYAIGDIREKDVRQVATATNDGVIATTFILKEILKSKKK, encoded by the coding sequence ATGGAAAAAATATATGATGTTATAATTGTTGGAGCTGGTCCTGCTGGGCTAACAGCTGGAATATATGCAGGAAGAGGAAATTTATCAACTCTTATTTTGGAAAAAGAAGGAATAGGAAGTATGATAATGACTCATCAAATAGACAACTATCCTGGTTCTCATATTGGAGCCTCTGGAAAAGAAATTTATGATACAATGAAAAAACAAGCCTTAGACTTTGGTTGTGAAATAAAACCTGCAACAGTTTTAGGATTTGACCCTTATGATGAAATTAAAGTTGTAAAAACAGATGCAGGAAATTTTAAGACAAAATATATTATAATAGCAACTGGATTAGGTAAAATTGGTGCTAAAAAGGTAAAAGGAGAAAATAAGTTTTTAGGTGCAGGTGTTTCTTATTGTGCAACTTGTGATGGAGCTTTTACAAAAGGTAGAGTTGTTTCATTGGTCGGAAAAGGTGATGAAATTATTGAAGAAGCTTTATTTTTAACTAGATATGCAAAGGAAGTAAATATCTTTTTAACTTCTGATGATTTAGATTGCAATGAAGAATTAAAAGAAGCTATTTTATCAAAAGAAAATGTAAAAATTACAAAGAAAGTAAAACTTTTAGAAATAAAAGGAGAAGAATTTGTAACAGAATTAGAATTGGAAATAGCTGGCAATAAAGAAACTATATCAACTGATTTTGTTTTCTTGTATTTAGGTACAAAAAATAATATTGAATTATATGGAGAATTTGTTAATTTAAGTGAAGCAGGATATATAATAACAGATGAAACTATGAAAACAAGAACTGATAAAATGTATGCTATTGGAGATATAAGAGAAAAAGATGTAAGACAAGTTGCCACTGCCACTAATGATGGAGTAATAGCGACAACATTCATTTTAAAAGAAATACTAAAATCTAAGAAAAAATAA